One genomic segment of Clostridium saccharoperbutylacetonicum N1-4(HMT) includes these proteins:
- a CDS encoding Na+/H+ antiporter, with protein MLTSAIISRFIPSLSIPIIQIAMGALIAIFHSEFNLQLDPHTFLVMFIAPLLFRDGKNADKISLWKQRKNILLMSVALVVITVILVGFLINKLIPSISLPSAFALAAALSPTDYVAVNALSKKISLPKRILDIIEGEGLMNDASGLVSFKFALAAALTGTFSVFNATTSFLLMSVGGLIVGFVLEHILIRFELWVRNLGMEDVTVEILLQILTPFVIYLISEEVFHVSGILAVVIAGMVYSLSLKRFRFENAEFNVVSENTWSVLAYVLNGLIFIIVGLQLPDIIKTAYYEVTIDNFRALENVLIITFALLLIRYLWVLFMYISDNECKNEKYSKIFHAALLTSLSGVRGAVTLATVLSIPLFLENGEPFPERTLILFLSVGVILTTLLVTTFILPLFAKKNVSEEADYLETLNKAQIKVWNNTIDKLKLEIENNKYISLTIVEYKRRIHQLKRGNSYYKNWSIGDKEEKKWMLVCFKKEIENTETLLQQEKISETTAHAYEEAIRNKIKLLSSVEGFSLKFKHAYTHFAHMISNIKRFKFILKGLEHNKEIENNKANIEMKELYSTNAKYLINYIKSIITPENEVTLKKIILYYQGMCWLGSKSILEKYNKYEKKKADIKAMQLERIIIQSLFENGDINWHIASELRKNLNYIESDILR; from the coding sequence ATTTTAACTTCAGCTATAATAAGCAGATTTATCCCATCCTTATCAATACCAATTATTCAAATTGCAATGGGAGCCTTAATTGCAATTTTTCATTCAGAATTTAACCTTCAGCTTGACCCCCATACTTTTTTAGTTATGTTCATTGCACCATTACTTTTTCGTGATGGGAAAAATGCTGATAAAATATCATTGTGGAAACAGCGAAAAAATATCCTTCTAATGTCAGTCGCTTTAGTTGTTATTACAGTTATTTTAGTTGGATTTCTTATAAATAAGTTGATTCCTTCTATATCATTACCATCAGCTTTTGCTCTTGCAGCAGCATTGTCACCTACCGATTATGTTGCAGTTAATGCACTTTCAAAGAAAATTTCTCTTCCAAAGAGAATTCTTGATATCATAGAAGGTGAAGGCCTTATGAATGATGCTTCCGGACTTGTTTCCTTTAAATTTGCCTTGGCTGCTGCTTTAACTGGAACCTTTTCAGTATTTAATGCAACTACAAGTTTTTTATTAATGTCTGTAGGCGGACTAATTGTTGGGTTTGTTTTAGAACATATTTTAATTAGGTTCGAACTTTGGGTTAGAAATCTCGGTATGGAAGATGTTACTGTTGAAATATTACTTCAGATTTTAACGCCATTTGTAATATATCTTATCTCCGAAGAAGTATTTCATGTTTCAGGTATATTAGCTGTTGTTATTGCAGGAATGGTATATTCATTATCCTTAAAAAGATTCAGATTTGAAAATGCTGAGTTCAATGTAGTATCAGAAAATACTTGGTCAGTTTTGGCATATGTTCTTAATGGGCTAATATTTATAATAGTTGGCTTACAATTGCCCGACATAATTAAAACTGCATATTATGAAGTAACAATCGATAATTTTAGAGCTTTAGAAAATGTTTTAATAATAACTTTTGCTTTACTTCTAATCAGATATTTATGGGTACTATTTATGTATATTAGCGATAATGAGTGTAAAAACGAGAAATATAGTAAAATATTTCACGCTGCTCTTTTAACTTCTCTTTCGGGAGTAAGAGGAGCTGTAACCTTAGCTACAGTCCTTTCAATTCCCTTGTTTCTTGAAAATGGTGAACCATTTCCTGAAAGAACACTAATTTTATTTTTATCCGTTGGAGTAATTTTAACAACCCTTCTAGTAACAACTTTTATACTACCTCTTTTTGCAAAGAAAAATGTATCTGAGGAAGCAGATTATTTAGAAACCTTAAATAAAGCTCAAATAAAGGTATGGAATAATACAATAGATAAACTAAAATTAGAAATTGAAAATAATAAATATATTTCTTTAACCATAGTTGAATATAAACGCCGTATCCACCAATTAAAACGTGGAAATTCCTATTATAAAAATTGGAGCATAGGTGATAAAGAAGAAAAAAAGTGGATGCTTGTATGTTTTAAAAAAGAAATTGAAAATACAGAAACTCTATTGCAGCAAGAGAAAATATCTGAAACAACAGCGCATGCTTATGAAGAAGCTATAAGAAATAAAATCAAACTACTCTCTTCTGTTGAAGGTTTTTCATTAAAATTTAAGCACGCTTACACACATTTTGCTCATATGATTTCTAATATAAAGAGATTTAAATTTATTTTGAAGGGATTAGAGCATAATAAGGAAATTGAGAATAATAAGGCTAATATAGAAATGAAAGAGCTTTATTCAACTAATGCAAAATATCTAATTAACTACATCAAGTCAATTATCACTCCTGAGAATGAAGTTACTTTGAAAAAAATAATTTTATATTACCAAGGAATGTGCTGGCTTGGAAGCAAATCTATCTTAGAAAAATATAATAAATATGAGAAAAAGAAAGCTGACATTAAAGCAATGCAATTAGAAAGAATTATTATACAATCTCTATTTGAAAATGGGGATATAAACTGGCATATAGCCTCTGAACTCAGAAAAAATTTAAATTATATTGAAAGCGATATTTTAAGATAA
- a CDS encoding VOC family protein: MQRIVPHLWYDKEASDAAKFYVSLFDKSSLLSETILEDTPSGNAEVVTFELAGQEFQAISAGPYFKFNPSISLMVACESIEEVNSKWEALSKGGQELMPLGEYPFCKWYGWIQDMYGLSWQLMLKENEKTTQKITPCFLFSKESCGKAEEAMRYYTEIFENSEIETISRYKEGEAKSSKAKINYAAFKLEDINFCAMDHGFDVDFTFNEAFSIIINCENQQEIDYFWSKLSAIPEAEECGWVKDKFGVSWQVVPTIMKEMMKSADREKMKRVTEAFLKMKKFDLEILKAAYEGE; the protein is encoded by the coding sequence ATGCAAAGAATAGTTCCGCATTTATGGTATGATAAAGAAGCTAGTGATGCTGCTAAGTTTTACGTTAGTCTATTTGATAAATCTTCATTATTGAGTGAAACAATACTAGAAGATACTCCTTCGGGTAATGCTGAGGTAGTTACTTTTGAGCTTGCAGGACAAGAATTTCAAGCAATTAGTGCAGGGCCTTACTTTAAATTCAATCCGTCAATTTCATTAATGGTGGCTTGTGAATCAATTGAGGAAGTTAATTCAAAATGGGAAGCTTTATCTAAAGGAGGGCAAGAATTAATGCCACTTGGAGAATATCCTTTTTGCAAATGGTATGGTTGGATTCAAGATATGTATGGTTTATCTTGGCAGCTTATGCTTAAAGAGAATGAAAAAACTACTCAAAAGATCACACCTTGCTTTTTGTTTTCAAAAGAATCATGTGGGAAGGCAGAAGAAGCAATGAGATACTATACTGAAATATTTGAAAATTCTGAAATTGAAACTATAAGCAGATATAAAGAAGGAGAAGCAAAGTCATCAAAGGCAAAGATAAATTATGCTGCTTTTAAACTTGAAGATATTAATTTTTGTGCTATGGATCATGGTTTTGATGTAGATTTTACTTTTAATGAAGCATTTTCAATTATAATAAATTGTGAGAATCAGCAGGAAATTGATTATTTCTGGAGTAAGCTTTCTGCCATCCCAGAAGCCGAGGAATGTGGTTGGGTAAAAGATAAATTTGGAGTATCTTGGCAAGTTGTTCCAACAATAATGAAGGAAATGATGAAATCTGCTGATAGGGAAAAAATGAAAAGAGTGACTGAAGCTTTTTTGAAAATGAAAAAATTTGATTTAGAAATCTTAAAAGCCGCATATGAAGGTGAATAA
- a CDS encoding SRPBCC family protein, translating to MSEKEKITIEATVNVNVKKVWEYWTEPECIKRWNTASEDWHTTIAENDLRVGGKFLSRMEAKDGSFGFDFGGVYDEVELHKLISYTLGDERKVRIIFEENGNKTEITEIFEAESENSVELQKNGWQSILDNFKKYSEEAAK from the coding sequence ATGAGTGAAAAGGAAAAAATTACGATTGAAGCTACTGTAAATGTGAATGTTAAAAAGGTATGGGAGTATTGGACAGAACCTGAATGTATAAAAAGGTGGAATACCGCATCAGAGGATTGGCATACTACAATTGCAGAAAATGATTTAAGGGTTGGAGGTAAATTCCTATCTAGAATGGAAGCTAAAGATGGCAGCTTTGGTTTTGATTTTGGTGGAGTTTATGATGAAGTTGAATTACATAAGCTTATTTCATACACCTTGGGTGACGAGAGAAAAGTTAGAATTATCTTTGAGGAAAATGGAAATAAGACAGAGATAACAGAAATATTTGAAGCTGAAAGCGAAAATTCTGTTGAATTGCAAAAGAATGGCTGGCAATCAATATTGGATAATTTTAAAAAATATTCAGAAGAAGCCGCAAAGTAG
- a CDS encoding 3D domain-containing protein: MTKLNKHITRVYALFAMCLMCTGPGYGGAQAKVTQINKVAMGKYQGDSNIENLDIKENREIVGEDIKTLNNAVNEIVEEVKNKKNASIKLQENNNIKGTPIKAELTAYSDDPRSQEQWGSQTAMQTRTRIGVIAAPKNVPLGSKMYIPELKNYKQDGMFNVEDRGGAIKVKKDGTYVIDVWVPSHEEAMKFGRKYTTIYLME; this comes from the coding sequence TTGACAAAATTAAATAAACATATTACAAGAGTATATGCACTCTTTGCAATGTGTTTAATGTGCACTGGTCCAGGTTATGGCGGTGCTCAAGCAAAAGTGACTCAAATAAATAAAGTCGCTATGGGGAAATATCAAGGAGATTCAAATATAGAAAATCTTGATATTAAAGAGAATAGAGAAATTGTGGGAGAAGACATAAAAACTCTCAATAATGCAGTTAATGAAATAGTAGAAGAAGTTAAAAATAAGAAGAATGCTTCAATTAAACTTCAAGAAAATAATAATATAAAAGGTACACCGATAAAAGCTGAATTAACTGCATATTCTGATGATCCAAGATCTCAAGAACAATGGGGATCTCAAACAGCGATGCAGACGAGGACGAGAATAGGTGTTATTGCAGCTCCAAAAAATGTCCCTCTCGGCAGTAAAATGTACATTCCAGAATTGAAAAATTATAAACAGGATGGTATGTTTAATGTTGAAGATAGAGGTGGGGCGATTAAGGTGAAAAAAGATGGTACGTATGTAATAGATGTATGGGTACCAAGTCACGAGGAAGCTATGAAATTTGGAAGAAAATACACCACTATTTATTTAATGGAGTAA
- a CDS encoding DegV family protein, with protein MEKYILVTESGTDLPEDLAKQHNIYVLPMHVVMDDVDYKDGAIQVTEIYDYHKRTKKIPTTSAVNPNEYEELFNKITEENPGCIIIHIGYSSKASCTYQNAIIGSAGMKNVLHVDSLNVSGGEAAIVLKAANLIENFSDIEPMDLVEKIEQYVKRARVSFIPGDLEYLKAGGRLSNASYLGATILQIKPVVEILDGKLVVTQKYRGSIKRVAEKYVNEYIDKWNMDREQIYFIYSLGLDEEIKKRVELIAKEKGFENINWIKTGCVISTHGGPGAIGVVGFLKV; from the coding sequence ATGGAAAAATATATTTTAGTGACAGAAAGTGGAACTGATTTGCCAGAAGACTTGGCAAAGCAACATAATATTTATGTACTTCCGATGCATGTAGTAATGGATGATGTAGATTATAAAGATGGAGCTATTCAAGTAACAGAGATATATGATTATCATAAAAGAACTAAAAAAATACCAACAACTTCAGCGGTAAATCCTAATGAATATGAAGAGTTATTTAATAAAATTACAGAAGAAAATCCTGGATGTATAATCATTCATATAGGATATTCATCAAAAGCTTCTTGTACTTATCAAAATGCAATTATTGGTTCTGCTGGTATGAAAAATGTTTTACATGTAGATTCGTTAAATGTTTCTGGAGGGGAAGCAGCTATTGTTTTAAAAGCAGCAAACTTAATAGAGAACTTTTCAGATATAGAACCTATGGACTTAGTTGAAAAAATAGAACAATATGTAAAAAGAGCAAGAGTATCCTTTATACCAGGAGATCTTGAGTATTTGAAGGCTGGTGGGCGCTTGTCAAATGCATCATATTTGGGAGCAACTATTCTTCAAATTAAACCAGTAGTTGAAATATTGGATGGTAAATTAGTTGTGACACAAAAATATCGTGGTTCAATAAAACGTGTTGCTGAGAAATATGTGAATGAATATATAGATAAATGGAATATGGATAGAGAACAAATATACTTTATTTATTCTTTAGGACTTGATGAGGAAATAAAGAAGCGCGTAGAGCTGATTGCAAAAGAAAAAGGTTTTGAGAATATTAATTGGATTAAAACTGGATGTGTGATTTCAACTCATGGAGGTCCTGGAGCAATTGGAGTAGTTGGATTTTTAAAAGTGTAA
- a CDS encoding MASE3 domain-containing sensor histidine kinase has product MKNKSIYKLVMSDKWKIIIIMVVICYFVSRNNYTLFHSLIEMSTIAISLAVMLVAVGTVRICENNWFTYLGIIYGFVGIIDMFHTLTYKGINIIVDNPDISIQLRVGGRYYESIALIFSIYYLNNKLKAKKVVVLNLVIVSIMLCTILFTNIFPMCYIDGYGLTKFKVISEYIISTFFMIFAFFINNNYKIKKVSGSKLIFFSIIFKIFSELLFTFYIDAYGLFNFLGHTSKLIAAYLLFKALFESVISDPYKIIFEKINLKATEFERKNEELVFSKNKLEEEYYKIKRFIELLPEGVMLIEDEKIIYANSKMASLLEIEDKNSIIDSSIFDLVDCEYREKLVERFSSRDKTKVNNPVEGKLSFNGRKLDTEIYTLFLKNIVEECNVSIIRDISDRKRSLEMETLLIEKEKEDKLINDFFTNISHELKTPINVIYSALQLEELYLNDKDMRTIRNYNNIIKQNCLRLIRTTNNIIDATKIQAGFFVAKLKKQNIVNIIEEITLSIVSYANCKDMNIIFDTECEEIYVDCDENLIERIILNLLSNSVKYGNKHGNIKVSIYKVNENLIEISVKDDGIGIPKEAQNMIFGKFEKVDKSNSRIAEGTGMGLFLVKTFVEMHNGSIEINKKYKNGTEFLIRIPCVKVNENAYSIISHSEYRTIRNLVEKINIEFSDVYSA; this is encoded by the coding sequence ATGAAAAATAAAAGTATTTACAAGCTTGTTATGTCTGATAAATGGAAAATAATAATAATTATGGTAGTTATATGCTATTTTGTTAGCAGAAATAACTATACTTTATTTCATAGTTTAATTGAAATGTCTACTATAGCCATAAGTTTGGCTGTAATGCTTGTAGCTGTTGGAACAGTTAGAATATGTGAAAATAATTGGTTTACCTATTTGGGAATTATATATGGGTTTGTGGGAATTATTGATATGTTTCACACATTAACCTATAAAGGAATCAATATTATTGTTGATAATCCAGATATTTCTATTCAGTTGCGGGTTGGTGGAAGATATTATGAAAGTATAGCTTTAATTTTTTCTATATATTATTTAAATAATAAACTAAAAGCAAAAAAAGTAGTAGTTTTAAATTTAGTTATTGTTTCTATAATGTTATGTACTATATTGTTTACAAACATATTTCCTATGTGTTATATAGATGGATATGGACTCACAAAATTTAAGGTAATTAGTGAGTATATTATTTCAACATTTTTTATGATATTTGCATTTTTTATCAATAATAATTATAAAATAAAAAAAGTTAGTGGAAGTAAATTAATTTTTTTCTCAATAATTTTCAAGATATTTTCTGAATTATTATTTACTTTTTATATTGATGCATATGGATTATTTAATTTTTTAGGACATACTTCAAAATTGATTGCAGCATATTTATTATTTAAAGCATTATTTGAATCAGTAATTTCGGATCCATATAAAATAATTTTTGAGAAGATAAATTTAAAAGCAACGGAATTTGAAAGGAAAAATGAGGAATTAGTTTTTTCAAAGAATAAATTGGAAGAAGAGTATTATAAAATTAAGAGATTTATTGAATTATTACCAGAAGGAGTAATGTTAATAGAAGATGAAAAAATAATTTATGCTAATAGCAAAATGGCATCTTTGCTAGAGATAGAAGATAAAAATAGCATAATTGACTCAAGTATATTTGATTTAGTAGATTGTGAATATAGGGAGAAATTAGTTGAAAGATTCAGTAGTAGAGATAAAACTAAGGTTAATAATCCTGTAGAAGGCAAGCTCAGTTTTAATGGAAGAAAATTAGATACTGAAATTTATACATTATTTTTAAAAAACATAGTAGAAGAGTGTAATGTATCAATAATAAGAGATATATCAGATAGGAAAAGATCTCTAGAGATGGAGACATTACTTATTGAAAAGGAAAAAGAAGATAAATTAATTAATGATTTCTTTACTAATATATCTCATGAATTAAAAACACCAATAAATGTAATTTATTCGGCATTACAATTGGAAGAATTATATTTAAATGATAAAGATATGAGAACTATAAGAAACTATAATAACATAATAAAACAAAATTGTTTAAGACTTATTAGAACAACTAATAATATAATTGATGCAACTAAGATTCAGGCAGGTTTTTTTGTAGCAAAATTAAAAAAGCAAAATATTGTCAATATTATTGAAGAAATAACTTTATCAATTGTATCGTATGCAAATTGTAAGGATATGAATATTATTTTTGATACTGAATGTGAAGAAATATATGTAGACTGTGATGAAAATTTAATAGAACGTATAATTTTGAATCTTCTTTCGAATTCAGTTAAATATGGGAATAAGCATGGGAATATAAAAGTTAGTATATATAAAGTGAATGAAAATTTAATTGAAATAAGCGTTAAAGATGATGGAATAGGTATTCCCAAAGAAGCTCAAAATATGATTTTTGGAAAGTTTGAAAAAGTTGATAAGAGTAATTCAAGAATTGCGGAAGGCACTGGAATGGGGTTATTCCTTGTGAAAACCTTTGTAGAGATGCATAATGGAAGTATTGAAATTAATAAAAAATATAAAAATGGAACCGAATTTTTAATAAGGATTCCTTGTGTAAAGGTAAATGAAAATGCTTATTCTATAATTTCACACAGTGAATATAGAACTATAAGAAATTTAGTGGAAAAAATTAATATTGAGTTCTCGGATGTATATAGTGCGTAA